The proteins below come from a single Mangifera indica cultivar Alphonso chromosome 16, CATAS_Mindica_2.1, whole genome shotgun sequence genomic window:
- the LOC123199492 gene encoding U-box domain-containing protein 4-like encodes MEISSLKVLLKNISSFLHLSSLDNINSDPVQKHYQKVEEIFKLLKQILDAIIDSEIASDDVLNKAFEEFGHSIDEIRELFESWQPLLSKVYFVLQVETLISKIQTSVWDILQLLNRRRHYLPDELSSTSLELYQQKIKHMEYSQGSSFIREAARDQVDGVTPSSEILVKIAESLGLRSNQEILIEAVSLEKLKENAEQAEKVEEIEFLDQMITVVTHMHDRLGMMKQSQICSPVPIPPDFCCPLSLELMTDPVIVASGQTYERAFIKNWIELGLTVCPKTRQTLAHTNLIPNYTVKALIANWCELNNVKLPDPMTSMSLNQPSPLLMHADSAATRDAHLFPPTRSSQSVIPELIQSTGSPGRNLILSSGIHQEESSPLHPLSTSEASLSSIAGNGQVLDSARVSVASSEDRFANSEEQSGELIGEPSMSPSRKEFSASIDASEQSSHIHIGTGSVSSVLSNTNVSQGVIGDSHETSEGSNHHTDPSGEVKLEPHAAATLTTTQRETEFPSRMVETRSRSPLIFRRPSERSVPRIVSNSASETRADLSGVATQVRKLIEDLKSTPLDTQRDASAELRLLAKHNSDNRVVIANCGAISLLVDLLHSTDAKIQENAVTALLNLSINDNNKSAIANANAIEPLIHVLQTGSPEARENSAATLFSLSVIEDNKIKIGRSGAIGPLVDLLGNGTPRGKKDAATALFNLSIYHENKDRIVQAGAVKHLVDLMDPAAGMVDKAVAVLANLATIPEGRTAIGQGNGIPVLVEVVELGSARGKENAAAALLQLCSMSGRYCNMVLQEGAVPPLVALSQSGTPRAKEKAQALLSVFRNQRHGNAGRS; translated from the exons ATGGAGATATCATCATTAAAAGTGCTTCTGAAAAATATCTCTTCATTTTTACATTTATCGTCTTTAGACAACATAAATTCAGACCCTGTTCAGAAGCATTACCAGAAGGTGGAAGAGATATTTAAGTTGTTGAAGCAAATACTTGATGCTATTATTGACTCTGAAATAGCTTCTGATGATGTGCTTAATAAAGCATTTGAAGAGTTTGGCCATTCTATTGATGAAATAAGGGAGCTCTTTGAAAGCTGGCAACCATTGTTGAGTAAAGTTTATTTT GTTCTGCAAGTTGAAACGTTGATTTCAAAAATACAGACTTCTGTGTGGGATATTCTCCAGCTGCTGAACCGTAGGCGTCATTATCTTCCTGATGAATTGAGTTCAACATCTCTTGAG CTCTACCAACAGAAAATTAAGCATATGGAATATTCACAAGGATCATCTTTCATCAGAGAAGCTGCAAGAGATCAAGTGGATGGTGTCACACCCAGCTCAGAAATCCTGGTAAAAATTGCAGAGAGCCTGGGCTTGAGGTCAAACCAGGAGATTCTGATCGAGGCTGTTTCCCTGGAAAAGTTAAAGGAGAATGCTGAGCAAGCTGAAAAGGTTgaagaaattgagtttttagaTCAAATGATTACCGTTGTGACCCACATGCATGATCGTCTTGGTATGATGAAACAGTCACAGATTTGTAGCCCAGTCCCTATACCTCCTGATTTCTGCTGTCCTCTGTCCCTTGAGCTGATGACGGATCCAGTTATCGTGGCATCTGGGCAAACATATGAGCGGGCTTTCATAAAGAACTGGATTGAACTTGGGCTCACAGTTTGCCCTAAGACACGTCAGACTCTGGCTCATACCAACTTAATACCTAATTACACCGTAAAGGCACTAATTGCAAACTGGTGTGAATTAAACAATGTGAAGCTGCCTGATCCCATGACGTCTATGAGCTTAAACCAACCCTCACCTCTTCTCATGCATGCAGATTCTGCTGCAACTAGAGATGCACATCTTTTCCCCCCAACTAGGAGCAGTCAATCGGTAATTCCAGAGTTAATTCAGTCTACAGGTTCGCCTGGTAGGAACCTAATCTTGTCCTCCGGGATTCATCAGGAGGAAAGTTCCCCACTGCACCCGCTTTCAACCTCAGAGGCTTCCTTGTCAAGTATTGCTGGAAACGGGCAAGTTTTGGATAGTGCAAGAGTATCTGTTGCCAGTTCTGAGGACAGATTTGCTAACTCTGAAGAACAGAGTGGAGAATTAATTGGTGAACCCTCTATGTCACCATCTAGAAAAGAATTTTCTGCTTCTATTGATGCTAGCGAACAGTCATCTCACATCCATATTGGGACTGGCTCTGTTTCCAGTGTTCTTTCTAATACAAATGTTTCTCAGGGAGTGATAGGAGATAGCCATGAAACTTCAGAGGGCTCAAACCATCATACTGATCCTTCTGGAGAGGTAAAATTAGAACCTCATGCAGCTGCTACCTTGACCACCACACAGAGGGAAACTGAATTCCCATCTCGTATGGTGGAAACACGGTCTCGGAGCCCACTGATCTTTCGCCGCCCATCTGAGAGGTCTGTTCCAAGAATAGTTTCTAATTCAGCTAGTGAAACCAGAGCTGATCTGTCTGGTGTTGCAACCCAAGTACGGAAGTTGATTGAGGACTTAAAGAGCACACCACTTGATACTCAAAGGGATGCAAGTGCAGAACTCCGGCTACTTGCTAAGCACAATTCGGATAATCGGGTGGTAATAGCAAACTGTGGAGCCATCAGCTTATTAGTTGATTTGCTTCACTCAACAGATGCAAAGATTCAGGAAAATGCTGTTACAGCACTTCTTAACTTATCAATTAATGATAACAACAAAAGTGCAATTGCTAATGCCAATGCCATTGAACCTCTAATTCATGTCCTTCAGACCGGAAGCCCAGAAGCTAGAGAAAATTCGGCTGCTACACTCTTTAGCTTATCTGTGATTGAGGATAATAAGATCAAGATAGGGAGGTCTGGGGCAATTGGACCTCTTGTTGATTTGCTGGGGAATGGGACTCCTAGGGGTAAGAAAGATGCAGCAACAGCACTGTTTAATTTGTCAATATATCATGAAAACAAAGACCGGATTGTGCAAGCTGGCGCTGTAAAGCACCTTGTGGATTTGATGGATCCAGCAGCTGGGATGGTTGATAAGGCAGTTGCTGTTTTAGCAAATCTTGCTACAATTCCTGAGGGAAGGACTGCAATTGGTCAGGGGAATGGGATCCCTGTTCTGGTTGAGGTTGTTGAGTTGGGGTCTGCAAGAGGGAAGGAAAATGCAGCAGCTGCCCTGTTACAGCTTTGCTCGATGAGTGGTAGGTATTGCAATATGGTGCTTCAAGAAGGAGCTGTCCCGCCGTTAGTCGCATTGTCGCAGTCGGGCACACCAAGGGCCAAAGAAAAG GCACAAGCACTCCTTAGTGTCTTCAGAAACCAACGGCATGGTAATGCTGGGAGGTCTTGA